One genomic region from Halobacteriovorax vibrionivorans encodes:
- the ung gene encoding uracil-DNA glycosylase, whose translation MIEFLNDKSWLTYLKDEFQKDYMRELSEFLNSEDGEIFPKREEFFSALNLTPLEKVKVVILGQDPYHGEGQAHGLSFSVNKGVKIPPSLRNIYKELNEDLGVEVPEHGFLEEWAKEGVLLLNNCLSVRKAQAGSHQKKGWEKFTAKIIEVINEQCENVVFILWGSPAQKKGKNIDESKHLVLKSVHPSPLSSYRGFFGSKPFSKANAYLIENDLKPVSWEITN comes from the coding sequence ATGATTGAATTCTTAAATGATAAGAGCTGGCTAACTTACCTTAAAGACGAATTCCAAAAAGATTATATGCGTGAACTTTCTGAATTTTTAAATTCAGAAGATGGTGAAATCTTTCCTAAAAGAGAAGAGTTCTTTTCAGCATTAAATTTAACTCCTCTAGAAAAAGTTAAAGTCGTTATTCTTGGTCAGGATCCATATCACGGTGAAGGGCAGGCCCATGGTTTAAGCTTTTCTGTAAATAAAGGTGTGAAAATTCCACCTTCTCTTAGAAATATCTACAAAGAATTAAATGAAGATCTAGGAGTCGAGGTACCTGAACATGGATTTCTTGAAGAATGGGCAAAGGAAGGCGTTCTGCTACTTAATAATTGTTTAAGTGTTAGAAAAGCACAGGCAGGATCTCATCAGAAAAAAGGGTGGGAGAAGTTTACTGCCAAAATTATTGAAGTGATTAATGAGCAATGTGAAAATGTAGTCTTTATTCTTTGGGGCTCTCCTGCACAAAAGAAGGGCAAGAATATTGATGAGTCTAAGCACTTAGTCCTTAAATCTGTTCACCCATCTCCTCTTTCTTCTTATCGCGGCTTCTTTGGCTCAAAACCATTTTCAAAGGCCAATGCCTATCTCATTGAGAATGATTTGAAGCCCGTCTCTTGGGAAATCACTAATTAG
- a CDS encoding ComEC/Rec2 family competence protein → MRFNIIFLAAFLFINPLTNQFNYRKYRPAPKIKLPSKIKKSFKEKKNFYFYRSVITGQKWGLDKKLKKRLSHLNLMHLMTPSGLHLSSLFLIFFLIRRRFKRPTQFIELVMCFIFYFFLPGYYSFRRIALLRSFFILNDIRKTNYTKMQIFIFFLITDFLFGTYRFGHLSFYLSTLFLALIFSIKDFRVYKMYLLFFVAQLFIAHKFSGVIYPASVILSPLLTSLFTLVYPILFLNLFFIKIWNYSEVLIIIYTKLVEFCFNIANSIGFIHVNFLILIGIIIYTRKSKNYSFALITIGLISDFPRDGLQIILNEIGIGL, encoded by the coding sequence ATGCGTTTCAATATTATCTTTCTAGCTGCATTTCTCTTTATCAATCCACTAACTAATCAATTTAATTACAGAAAATACCGCCCCGCGCCCAAAATTAAGCTTCCAAGCAAAATAAAGAAGTCGTTTAAAGAAAAGAAGAATTTCTACTTCTATCGCTCAGTTATAACTGGTCAGAAATGGGGCCTTGATAAAAAATTAAAAAAGCGACTGTCACATTTGAATCTTATGCACTTGATGACACCATCCGGACTTCATCTCTCTTCTTTATTTCTAATTTTCTTTTTAATCAGAAGGAGGTTTAAGAGACCAACTCAATTCATAGAGCTTGTGATGTGTTTTATCTTTTATTTCTTTCTACCAGGATATTACTCTTTTCGAAGGATTGCCTTATTAAGAAGTTTCTTTATTTTAAATGATATTAGAAAAACAAATTATACGAAAATGCAGATATTCATCTTTTTTCTTATAACGGATTTTCTTTTCGGAACATACCGCTTTGGCCATCTTTCTTTTTACTTAAGTACATTATTTCTAGCATTAATTTTTTCAATTAAAGACTTTCGAGTATATAAGATGTACTTACTCTTTTTTGTTGCTCAACTTTTTATCGCCCATAAGTTCTCGGGTGTTATTTATCCCGCATCAGTAATTCTCTCTCCTCTTTTAACGAGTCTATTCACTTTGGTTTATCCCATTCTATTTTTAAATCTCTTCTTCATTAAAATATGGAATTATTCAGAGGTATTAATAATAATCTATACAAAACTCGTTGAATTCTGTTTTAATATTGCAAATAGTATAGGATTTATCCATGTAAACTTTTTAATCTTAATTGGTATAATAATTTACACAAGAAAATCTAAAAATTATTCATTTGCCTTAATTACGATTGGACTAATTAGTGATTTCCCAAGAGACGGGCTTCAAATCATTCTCAATGAGATAGGCATTGGCCTTTGA
- the nadC gene encoding carboxylating nicotinate-nucleotide diphosphorylase, with protein MTNLLINKALQESIADYFKEDDLSRNLNYIQSLPSDEVQCRLKIKDDMILCGLPYFVESFNYLGANLKYEDFKKYEGRQYQKDEMAEIHFTLPFSIALTGERIALNLIQRASSIATYTNKFAVMAKGSGVKILDTRKTLPGYRALEKYAVVTGGGNNHRFGQSDMWMVKDNHKSFFGGVKEAIDFFKSKNSFYTPIEVEIHDLSELKLALNEGVKHIMLDNFSPDEIREAVKEKPSDVTFEVSGGVRLNTLENYLIEGVDAISIGALTYDAPAVDLSLKYSRG; from the coding sequence ATGACAAATCTACTTATAAACAAAGCATTGCAAGAATCTATCGCGGACTATTTCAAAGAAGATGATTTATCACGTAATCTTAATTATATTCAATCGCTTCCAAGTGATGAAGTACAGTGTCGCTTAAAAATCAAGGATGACATGATTCTATGTGGCCTTCCTTACTTTGTAGAGTCATTCAATTATCTTGGAGCTAATTTAAAATATGAAGATTTTAAAAAATATGAAGGACGTCAGTATCAAAAAGATGAGATGGCCGAAATTCATTTCACTCTTCCATTTTCTATCGCTCTAACAGGGGAGAGGATTGCCTTAAACTTAATTCAGAGGGCCTCATCAATAGCAACATATACGAATAAATTTGCTGTCATGGCAAAAGGTAGTGGCGTAAAGATTCTTGATACAAGAAAAACTCTTCCAGGTTATCGCGCTCTTGAGAAATATGCTGTTGTAACTGGTGGTGGTAATAATCATCGATTTGGTCAAAGTGATATGTGGATGGTTAAAGATAATCATAAGTCTTTCTTTGGTGGTGTAAAAGAGGCCATCGACTTTTTTAAGTCAAAGAATTCTTTCTATACTCCTATCGAAGTTGAGATTCATGATCTTTCTGAACTTAAGTTAGCGCTTAATGAAGGCGTAAAACATATTATGCTTGATAACTTCTCTCCAGATGAAATTAGAGAGGCAGTAAAAGAAAAACCTTCGGATGTTACTTTTGAAGTATCTGGTGGAGTGAGATTAAATACTCTTGAAAATTATCTAATTGAAGGAGTGGATGCAATAAGCATTGGTGCACTTACTTACGATGCTCCTGCAGTTGATCTCTCTCTTAAATATAGTAGGGGCTAA